A single genomic interval of Nocardioides palaemonis harbors:
- a CDS encoding calcium-binding protein, giving the protein MSTPARACAYALLTLSLASAPAYASTLDARRVPSGTTGNDVIVGNARPNHIMALGGRDDVQGNGSDDTVFGGTGNDHIDGGDGNDWITAQPGRDWVNGGLGNDRVDGGQGNDSLYGGEGDDVITGNSGDDTVYGENGNDTLGGGPGTDRLIGGEGSDKHIGGPGDDYIDGGPGDDGAIQGGPGNDVLIDGEGNDWLIKGDEGDDVIFLGPGVDKVFAEQGNDTIYVLNDGQADKIRCDDGGQAQGNADRVIFVGSRDPLDVVDPFGTCESVSVVAEAPAGWPYGPVSARGVTPRTAGTDLPR; this is encoded by the coding sequence GTGAGCACACCCGCTCGCGCGTGCGCCTACGCGCTCCTGACCCTGTCCCTCGCTTCGGCACCCGCCTATGCCTCCACCCTCGACGCCCGGCGCGTCCCGTCGGGCACGACCGGCAACGACGTGATCGTCGGCAACGCCCGGCCGAACCACATCATGGCCCTCGGCGGTCGTGACGACGTCCAGGGCAACGGGTCGGACGACACCGTCTTCGGAGGCACGGGCAACGATCACATCGACGGCGGGGACGGCAACGACTGGATCACCGCCCAGCCCGGCCGCGACTGGGTCAACGGCGGCCTCGGCAACGACCGGGTCGACGGCGGCCAGGGCAACGACTCCCTCTACGGCGGTGAGGGTGACGACGTCATCACCGGCAACTCCGGCGACGACACCGTCTACGGCGAGAACGGCAACGACACCCTCGGCGGCGGACCCGGCACCGACCGGCTGATCGGCGGCGAGGGCAGCGACAAGCACATCGGTGGGCCCGGCGACGACTACATCGACGGCGGTCCGGGCGACGACGGCGCGATCCAGGGCGGTCCCGGCAACGACGTGCTCATCGACGGCGAGGGCAACGACTGGCTGATCAAGGGTGACGAGGGCGACGACGTGATCTTCCTCGGCCCGGGCGTCGACAAGGTCTTCGCCGAGCAGGGCAACGACACGATCTACGTCCTCAACGACGGCCAGGCCGACAAGATCCGCTGCGACGACGGCGGCCAGGCCCAGGGGAACGCGGACCGGGTGATCTTCGTCGGCTCCCGCGACCCGCTGGACGTCGTCGACCCGTTCGGCACCTGCGAGAGCGTCTCGGTGGTCGCCGAGGCGCCCGCCGGCTGGCCGTACGGCCCGGTCTCTGCCCGGGGCGTCACGCCGCGAACAGCAGGTACAGACCTCCCACGGTGA
- a CDS encoding DUF6912 family protein, translating to MTRVYVPGDWNDVKETLATVRQAGHALEPRWNLGTRRGYAVTAELRAALPDLDEESLEHYAMTEAAQASLENFHDEGEPMRRLVLAVDVEDVEAVPDAVCEVRAELAVPHDVAAWLVDTESARESVARVAGRLPLHGSESAEEAALVERAVEACLDHELAWFAVTETDVVLELS from the coding sequence ATGACCCGCGTCTACGTCCCCGGGGACTGGAACGACGTCAAGGAGACCCTGGCCACTGTGCGGCAGGCGGGCCACGCGCTCGAGCCCCGGTGGAATCTCGGCACCCGGCGTGGCTACGCGGTCACCGCGGAGCTGCGCGCTGCGCTCCCGGACCTGGACGAGGAGTCGCTCGAGCACTACGCGATGACCGAGGCGGCCCAGGCGTCGCTGGAGAACTTCCACGACGAGGGGGAGCCGATGCGTCGCCTCGTGCTGGCGGTCGACGTGGAGGACGTCGAGGCCGTCCCGGACGCGGTCTGCGAGGTGCGGGCCGAGCTGGCGGTGCCCCACGACGTCGCGGCGTGGCTCGTCGACACCGAGTCGGCTCGCGAGTCGGTCGCGCGGGTCGCGGGCAGGCTGCCCCTCCACGGCTCGGAGTCCGCCGAGGAGGCCGCGCTCGTCGAGCGGGCGGTCGAGGCGTGCCTCGACCACGAGCTCGCGTGGTTCGCCGTGACCGAGACCGACGTGGTCCTGGAGCTGTCCTGA
- a CDS encoding AAA family ATPase: MLCVLVLAAGEPWEAPALADLEAHPGLVVLKRCVDVDDLVASVTSGQADVAVVALDAPGLDPSAVSHLRRHAVRPVAVTGARSDDLDVREHAHRLGVAAVVGGGELASLPEVVASVEEVLDTRPRQPDLEPLPAAPAGPGGRQAGPGGRVVAVWGPAGAPGRTTVATNLAGELARRRVPVVLADLDPYGGAVAQQLGILDEVSGLLSAARLAGAGHLADRFPSTCRGVGEHLAVVTGLPRADRWREVRPAHVEQLLEAARGLGEVVLDTGFSLEEDAADLGGRPARNSLTLGALEQADEVVVVGGAAPVGLTRLARGLVDLRDRVDGTPVRVVVNRMRSSIGWSEKDIAGMVEGFSRVAGLHFLPDDPALVDRSLVAGRPVVDLGESSLARSLAALADAVFPASAEASHGRAHARPTVRRSLRGGRR, translated from the coding sequence GTGCTCTGCGTGCTCGTGCTCGCCGCCGGCGAGCCGTGGGAGGCGCCCGCCCTCGCGGACCTCGAGGCCCACCCCGGCCTCGTGGTGCTCAAGCGCTGTGTCGACGTCGACGACCTGGTCGCCTCGGTCACCAGCGGTCAGGCCGACGTCGCCGTCGTCGCGCTCGACGCTCCCGGCCTCGACCCGTCGGCGGTCTCCCACCTGCGGCGCCACGCGGTGCGTCCCGTCGCGGTGACCGGCGCCCGCTCCGACGACCTCGACGTCCGCGAGCACGCGCACCGGCTCGGTGTCGCGGCGGTCGTCGGTGGCGGTGAGCTGGCCAGCCTGCCGGAGGTCGTGGCGAGCGTCGAGGAGGTCCTCGACACCCGCCCGCGACAGCCCGACCTCGAGCCTCTGCCGGCCGCGCCGGCCGGACCCGGAGGGAGGCAGGCCGGACCCGGAGGGAGGGTCGTGGCGGTCTGGGGGCCGGCAGGCGCGCCGGGGCGTACGACGGTCGCGACCAACCTGGCGGGCGAGCTCGCCCGGCGCCGGGTCCCGGTGGTGCTGGCCGACCTCGACCCCTACGGCGGCGCCGTGGCCCAGCAGCTCGGGATCCTCGACGAGGTGTCCGGCCTGCTGTCGGCGGCCCGGCTGGCCGGCGCGGGGCACCTCGCCGACCGGTTCCCCTCGACGTGCCGCGGCGTGGGGGAGCACCTCGCCGTGGTGACCGGGCTGCCCCGTGCCGACCGGTGGCGCGAGGTGCGCCCCGCCCACGTCGAGCAGCTCCTCGAGGCCGCTCGCGGCCTGGGCGAGGTGGTCCTCGACACCGGCTTCTCCCTCGAGGAGGACGCGGCCGACCTCGGCGGGCGCCCGGCGCGCAACTCCCTCACCCTGGGCGCGCTGGAGCAGGCCGACGAGGTCGTCGTGGTCGGCGGCGCGGCCCCGGTCGGGCTGACGCGTCTCGCCCGGGGGCTGGTCGACCTCCGCGACCGGGTCGACGGCACGCCGGTCCGCGTCGTGGTCAACCGGATGCGGTCCTCGATCGGCTGGTCGGAGAAGGACATCGCCGGCATGGTCGAGGGGTTCAGCCGGGTCGCCGGGCTGCACTTCCTGCCTGACGACCCGGCCCTGGTCGACCGGTCACTGGTGGCGGGCCGCCCGGTGGTCGACCTCGGGGAGTCCTCCCTCGCGCGCAGCCTCGCCGCGCTCGCGGACGCGGTCTTCCCGGCCAGTGCCGAGGCGTCGCACGGCCGCGCGCACGCCCGCCCCACCGTTCGACGCAGCCTGCGCGGAGGGCGCCGGTGA
- a CDS encoding WS/DGAT/MGAT family O-acyltransferase produces the protein MSDRLRPRDLAILAAESPTTPMHNATVEIFDPGDSGFDHDRLRQLIADRIAFVPRYRQRLQVVPGRLANPAWVDDDAFDLGFHVRRSALPRPGSMDQLRELVARIASRPLDRTRPLWECYFVEGLEHGRVALLTKSHQILVDGRETVDIGQVLLDTSPDRSTLGHDDEWRPRRPRGPVALALGAVTDSLESPSTVWQTTVANAESVGRRASATGARVAEVASALAGRGPVHSTPVHRRLSQQRRFVTVRTELADHRAIREARGGTVNDVILAVLAGGLRGWLMARAESLSGLRTVKAIVPMSVIDDELEATSLGSQITGHLVHLPISEPSPLMRLHQVSYDLKAHGDNGRAVSARRLSGIAGFAPTTFHALGSRLAAAELRRGFQVSITNVPGPQFPLYADGARMLESYPVHPLLPDHPLAIGVTSYDGGVFYGITADRDAVPDADTLGQCVRESLEELRDAATDSTPRAPRGRRRNPKESKS, from the coding sequence GTGAGCGACAGGCTTCGGCCGCGGGACCTGGCGATCCTGGCCGCCGAGTCACCCACCACGCCCATGCACAACGCGACGGTGGAGATCTTCGACCCGGGCGACTCCGGCTTCGACCACGACCGGCTGCGCCAGCTCATCGCCGACCGGATCGCGTTCGTGCCGCGCTACCGCCAGCGCCTGCAGGTGGTGCCGGGACGGCTGGCCAACCCCGCGTGGGTCGACGACGACGCGTTCGACCTCGGCTTCCACGTGCGCCGCTCGGCGCTCCCGCGGCCCGGGAGCATGGACCAGCTGCGCGAGCTGGTCGCGCGGATCGCCTCGCGCCCCCTCGACCGGACCCGCCCGCTGTGGGAGTGCTACTTCGTCGAGGGTCTCGAGCACGGGCGCGTCGCGCTGCTGACCAAGAGCCACCAGATCCTCGTCGACGGCCGCGAGACCGTCGACATCGGCCAGGTGCTGCTCGACACCTCCCCGGACCGGTCGACCCTCGGCCACGACGACGAGTGGCGCCCCCGTCGCCCACGCGGACCGGTCGCGCTGGCCCTCGGCGCGGTCACCGACAGCCTGGAGAGCCCCTCGACGGTGTGGCAGACGACCGTGGCCAACGCCGAGTCCGTCGGCCGACGCGCGTCCGCGACCGGCGCGCGGGTCGCGGAGGTCGCGAGCGCGCTGGCGGGTCGCGGCCCGGTGCACTCCACCCCGGTGCACCGCCGGCTGTCGCAGCAGCGCCGCTTCGTCACCGTGCGCACCGAGCTCGCCGACCACCGGGCGATCCGCGAGGCACGCGGCGGCACCGTCAACGACGTGATCCTCGCCGTGCTGGCCGGTGGCCTGCGCGGCTGGCTGATGGCCCGGGCGGAGTCCCTGTCCGGGCTGCGCACGGTCAAGGCGATCGTCCCGATGTCGGTCATCGACGACGAGCTCGAGGCCACCTCGCTCGGCAGCCAGATCACCGGCCACCTCGTGCACCTCCCGATCAGCGAGCCGAGCCCGCTGATGCGCCTGCACCAGGTGAGCTACGACCTCAAGGCCCACGGCGACAACGGCCGGGCCGTCTCGGCGCGCCGGCTCTCCGGGATCGCCGGCTTCGCGCCCACGACGTTCCACGCCCTCGGTTCCCGCCTCGCCGCGGCCGAGCTGCGCCGGGGCTTCCAGGTCTCGATCACCAACGTGCCCGGCCCGCAGTTCCCGCTCTACGCCGACGGCGCCCGGATGCTGGAGTCCTACCCGGTGCACCCGCTGCTGCCCGACCACCCGCTGGCGATCGGTGTGACGTCCTACGACGGGGGCGTGTTCTACGGCATCACCGCCGACCGCGACGCCGTGCCCGACGCGGACACCCTCGGCCAGTGCGTGCGGGAGTCGCTCGAGGAGCTGCGCGACGCCGCCACCGACTCCACGCCCCGCGCGCCGCGCGGCCGGCGCCGGAACCCGAAGGAGAGCAAGAGCTGA
- the pruA gene encoding L-glutamate gamma-semialdehyde dehydrogenase, giving the protein MDAITFPPAPTNEPNLTYAPGSPERETLVAELAALEKKQHTFRAVIGGKRRNGGGAETKVVQPHDHQHVLGTLKNSTTKDAEAAIKAAAAAAPDWRALPFDEKCAIILKAADLLAGPWRQRLNAATMLGQSKTAFQAEIDAACELIDFWRFNVHYAKQILTDQPIANSPGIWNRTDHRPLEGFVYAITPFNFTAIAGNLPTAPALMGNTVIWKPSPTQQLAASLTMELLEEAGMPPGVINMLPGDGLDVSKVALAHRDLAGIHFTGSTPTFQHLWATVGQNIASYRSYPRIVGETGGKDFIVAHPSADPDVLRVAMIRGAFEFQGQKCSAASRAYVARSVWDKIKDQLIADTEALSMGDVTDLSHFMGAVIDDRAFAKHKKAIARVRANKHLTLLAGGQTDDSVGYFVRPTIIESTDPTDQMFSEEYFGPILAVHVYEDDRFEQVVAQMESFAPYALTGAIIAQDRAAIAWARKTLRFAAGNFYINDKPTGAVVGQQPFGGGRASGTNDKAGAAVNLLRWTSPRSIKETFVPPKDHRYPHQG; this is encoded by the coding sequence ATGGACGCCATCACCTTTCCTCCGGCTCCCACCAACGAGCCCAACCTGACGTACGCCCCCGGCAGCCCGGAGCGGGAGACCCTCGTCGCCGAGCTGGCGGCGCTGGAGAAGAAGCAGCACACGTTCCGCGCCGTGATCGGCGGCAAGCGGCGCAACGGTGGGGGTGCGGAGACGAAGGTCGTCCAGCCGCACGACCACCAGCACGTGCTCGGCACGCTGAAGAACTCGACGACCAAGGACGCCGAGGCCGCGATCAAGGCGGCGGCAGCCGCGGCGCCCGACTGGCGCGCGCTGCCGTTCGACGAGAAGTGCGCGATCATCCTCAAGGCGGCCGACCTGCTGGCCGGCCCGTGGCGCCAGCGGCTCAACGCGGCGACCATGCTGGGCCAGTCGAAGACGGCGTTCCAGGCCGAGATCGACGCGGCGTGCGAGCTGATCGACTTCTGGCGCTTCAACGTCCACTACGCCAAGCAGATCCTCACCGACCAGCCGATCGCCAACAGCCCCGGCATCTGGAACCGCACCGACCACCGCCCGCTCGAGGGCTTCGTCTACGCGATCACGCCGTTCAACTTCACCGCGATCGCCGGCAACCTGCCCACCGCCCCGGCGCTGATGGGCAACACCGTGATCTGGAAGCCGTCGCCGACCCAGCAGCTGGCCGCGTCGCTGACCATGGAGCTGCTGGAGGAGGCCGGCATGCCGCCCGGCGTCATCAACATGCTCCCCGGCGACGGCCTCGACGTGTCCAAGGTGGCGCTCGCCCACCGCGACCTCGCCGGCATCCACTTCACCGGCTCCACGCCGACGTTCCAGCACCTGTGGGCGACGGTGGGTCAGAACATCGCGTCCTACCGCTCCTACCCGCGCATCGTGGGCGAGACCGGCGGCAAGGACTTCATCGTTGCGCACCCGTCGGCCGACCCCGACGTGCTGCGGGTCGCGATGATCCGCGGCGCGTTCGAGTTCCAGGGCCAGAAGTGCTCGGCGGCCTCGCGGGCCTACGTCGCGCGCTCGGTCTGGGACAAGATCAAGGACCAGCTGATCGCCGACACCGAGGCCCTGTCGATGGGTGACGTCACCGACCTCTCCCACTTCATGGGCGCGGTCATCGACGACCGGGCGTTCGCCAAGCACAAGAAGGCGATCGCGCGGGTGCGGGCCAACAAGCACCTGACCCTGCTGGCCGGCGGCCAGACCGACGACTCGGTGGGCTACTTCGTGCGGCCCACGATCATCGAGTCGACCGACCCGACCGACCAGATGTTCTCCGAGGAGTACTTCGGGCCGATCCTGGCCGTCCACGTCTACGAGGACGACCGGTTCGAGCAGGTCGTGGCGCAGATGGAGTCCTTTGCCCCCTACGCCCTGACCGGCGCGATCATCGCGCAGGACCGCGCGGCGATCGCGTGGGCGCGCAAGACGCTGCGCTTCGCGGCCGGCAACTTCTACATCAACGACAAGCCGACCGGCGCCGTGGTGGGCCAGCAGCCCTTCGGCGGCGGCCGCGCCTCCGGCACCAACGACAAGGCCGGCGCCGCGGTCAACCTGCTGCGCTGGACGTCGCCGCGCTCGATCAAGGAGACCTTCGTGCCTCCGAAGGACCACCGGTACCCCCACCAGGGCTGA
- a CDS encoding DUF2505 domain-containing protein: MSTRLSKKLTYDASAEAVAAMLDDPAFREAVLERQKVVRGSVSIDGDLVRIEQVRSASDIPSFARSFVGEEIVIVQTETWTSPTSADVGLAIPGKPGEATGGLVLVESGGRTTESIDLDLSVRIPLVGGKIEKLVAGLFSDALDVEHRVGVEWLAR; this comes from the coding sequence GTGAGCACCAGGCTCTCCAAGAAGCTGACGTACGACGCCTCGGCCGAGGCGGTCGCGGCCATGCTGGACGACCCGGCGTTCCGCGAGGCGGTGCTCGAGCGCCAGAAGGTGGTGCGGGGATCGGTCTCGATCGACGGCGACCTGGTGCGGATCGAGCAGGTCCGCTCGGCCTCCGACATCCCGTCGTTCGCACGCTCGTTCGTCGGCGAGGAGATCGTCATCGTCCAGACCGAGACGTGGACGTCGCCGACGTCGGCCGACGTCGGGCTCGCCATCCCCGGCAAGCCGGGCGAGGCCACGGGCGGCCTGGTGCTGGTCGAGTCCGGCGGCCGGACGACGGAGTCGATCGACCTCGACCTGAGCGTGCGGATCCCGCTGGTCGGCGGGAAGATCGAGAAGCTGGTCGCGGGGCTGTTCTCCGACGCCCTCGACGTCGAGCACCGCGTCGGCGTGGAGTGGCTCGCGCGCTGA